From a region of the Salvelinus namaycush isolate Seneca chromosome 40, SaNama_1.0, whole genome shotgun sequence genome:
- the ankrd10a gene encoding ankyrin repeat domain-containing protein 10a isoform X1, with the protein MSVGVESGFSNDEVLNIRYPLHRACRDGDVVALCSLLQCTTNQADLITEDSVYGWTPIHWAAHFGKLECVMCLVQVGCKVNAMTTRFAQTPAHIAAFGGHPECVLWLLQAGADINRQDYVGETPIHKAARAGSMECVNALLIQGAKPDLRNANGLTAADLAHAQGFWECAQLLSNAQNQLNGFHSNGVLNGHRSLSQSQGLNGLANRKRLLDGVEHNHIKKARTDGVDLPKWMQHGCGEELETMYMESADPVSADDTKATTGQTNGNNGPQNGAISTNGHMPKHLSGDNPAVLSTGFSTPWGLTALATSTENRLSSSRLANQEAEETRRRSAHEMCGSLHLTGSPSSCVSHRPSWEAMASDLGDTLHYGHYHGFGDTAEDLAEEHSSSVCVEQCYDQAVLSDMHHYHGS; encoded by the exons ATGTCCGTCGGCGTAGAGTCTGGATTTTCAAACGACGAGGTGCTGAACATTCGTTACCCTCTCCACCGGGCGTGCAGGGATGGAGACGTTGTTGCTTTGTGTTCGCTTCTTCAGTGCACCACAAACCAAGCAGACCTCATCACGGAAGACTCCGTCTATGGCTGGACTCCCATTCATTGGGCAGCACATTTTGGAAAG TTGGAGTGTGTAATGTGCCTGGTGCAGGTGGGCTGCAAGGTGAACGCCATGACGACGAGGTTTGCCCAGACGCCCGCCCACATCGCGGCTTTTGGAGGCCACCCAGAGTGTGTGCTATGGCTGTTGCAGGCCGGGGCCGACATCAACAGACAG GACTATGTAGGTGAGACCCCTATCCACAAGGCAGCCCGGGCTGGTAGTATGGAGTGTGTCAACGCCCTCTTGATACAGGGTGCTAAACCGGA CTTAAGGAACGCTAATGGCTTGACGGCGGCAGACCTGGCCCATGCCCAGGGCTTCTGGGAGTGCGCCCAGCTGCTCTCCAACGCTCAAAACCAGCTCAATGGTTTCCACTCCAACGGGGTGCTAAACGGCCACCGCTCTCTCAGCCAAAGCCAGGGTCTCAATGGGCTGGCCAATAGAAAGAGGCTTCTGGACGGCGTGGAGCACAATCACATCAAGAAGGCCAGAACAGACG GTGTGGACCTGCCCAAGTGGATGCAGCATGGCTGCGGGGAGGAGCTGGAGACCATGTATATGGAGTCTGCAGACCCCGTCTCAG CAGATGACACCAAAGCCACCACGGGTCAGACGAACGGCAACAATGGGCCACAGAACGGTGCCATCTCCACCAATGGCCACATGCCAAAACACCTCAGTGGGGACAACCCTGCTGTGCTGTCAACCGGCTTCTCCACGCCATGGGGACTGACGGCCTTGGCTACTTCCACTGAAAACAGACTGTCGTCATCACGGTTAGCTAATCAGGAGGCGGAGGAGACCCGGCGGCGTTCAGCCCACGAGATGTGCGGTTCGCTACACCTGACAGGAAGCCCCAGCAGCTGCGTGTCCCACCGGCCTTCCTGGGAGGCCATGGCCAGCGACCTGGGAGACACCCTGCACTACGGACACTACCATGGCTTTGGGGACACGGCAGAGGACCTGGCTGAAGAGCACAGCAGCTCGGTGTGCGTGGAGCAGTGTTACGACCAGGCCGTGCTCAGTGACATGCACCACTACCACGGATCCTAA
- the ankrd10a gene encoding ankyrin repeat domain-containing protein 10a isoform X2 yields MSVGVESGFSNDEVLNIRYPLHRACRDGDVVALCSLLQCTTNQADLITEDSVYGWTPIHWAAHFGKLECVMCLVQVGCKVNAMTTRFAQTPAHIAAFGGHPECVLWLLQAGADINRQDYVGETPIHKAARAGSMECVNALLIQGAKPDLRNANGLTAADLAHAQGFWECAQLLSNAQNQLNGFHSNGVLNGHRSLSQSQGLNGLANRKRLLDGVEHNHIKKARTDGVDLPKWMQHGCGEELETMYMESADPVSDDTKATTGQTNGNNGPQNGAISTNGHMPKHLSGDNPAVLSTGFSTPWGLTALATSTENRLSSSRLANQEAEETRRRSAHEMCGSLHLTGSPSSCVSHRPSWEAMASDLGDTLHYGHYHGFGDTAEDLAEEHSSSVCVEQCYDQAVLSDMHHYHGS; encoded by the exons ATGTCCGTCGGCGTAGAGTCTGGATTTTCAAACGACGAGGTGCTGAACATTCGTTACCCTCTCCACCGGGCGTGCAGGGATGGAGACGTTGTTGCTTTGTGTTCGCTTCTTCAGTGCACCACAAACCAAGCAGACCTCATCACGGAAGACTCCGTCTATGGCTGGACTCCCATTCATTGGGCAGCACATTTTGGAAAG TTGGAGTGTGTAATGTGCCTGGTGCAGGTGGGCTGCAAGGTGAACGCCATGACGACGAGGTTTGCCCAGACGCCCGCCCACATCGCGGCTTTTGGAGGCCACCCAGAGTGTGTGCTATGGCTGTTGCAGGCCGGGGCCGACATCAACAGACAG GACTATGTAGGTGAGACCCCTATCCACAAGGCAGCCCGGGCTGGTAGTATGGAGTGTGTCAACGCCCTCTTGATACAGGGTGCTAAACCGGA CTTAAGGAACGCTAATGGCTTGACGGCGGCAGACCTGGCCCATGCCCAGGGCTTCTGGGAGTGCGCCCAGCTGCTCTCCAACGCTCAAAACCAGCTCAATGGTTTCCACTCCAACGGGGTGCTAAACGGCCACCGCTCTCTCAGCCAAAGCCAGGGTCTCAATGGGCTGGCCAATAGAAAGAGGCTTCTGGACGGCGTGGAGCACAATCACATCAAGAAGGCCAGAACAGACG GTGTGGACCTGCCCAAGTGGATGCAGCATGGCTGCGGGGAGGAGCTGGAGACCATGTATATGGAGTCTGCAGACCCCGTCTCAG ATGACACCAAAGCCACCACGGGTCAGACGAACGGCAACAATGGGCCACAGAACGGTGCCATCTCCACCAATGGCCACATGCCAAAACACCTCAGTGGGGACAACCCTGCTGTGCTGTCAACCGGCTTCTCCACGCCATGGGGACTGACGGCCTTGGCTACTTCCACTGAAAACAGACTGTCGTCATCACGGTTAGCTAATCAGGAGGCGGAGGAGACCCGGCGGCGTTCAGCCCACGAGATGTGCGGTTCGCTACACCTGACAGGAAGCCCCAGCAGCTGCGTGTCCCACCGGCCTTCCTGGGAGGCCATGGCCAGCGACCTGGGAGACACCCTGCACTACGGACACTACCATGGCTTTGGGGACACGGCAGAGGACCTGGCTGAAGAGCACAGCAGCTCGGTGTGCGTGGAGCAGTGTTACGACCAGGCCGTGCTCAGTGACATGCACCACTACCACGGATCCTAA